A window of Ipomoea triloba cultivar NCNSP0323 chromosome 2, ASM357664v1 contains these coding sequences:
- the LOC116004182 gene encoding NAC domain-containing protein 2-like: protein MERQEHIPDGYIFRPTDAELLSYLALYVTGKPVLSTVPITEIDLYNGEEPSEIFKRSREKVMYIFTTLIRRSSSDSRYIRTIRDGKGTWKAQDRGKPIYRRYGNDDDDNQHLRQLIGYKRSLRYEKSGSKYDGRFLMKEYYFPSHIRATLERPLNDTVLCRIKRKQNNRDIMGFESGSIEEARNIGDIIGKLTKSNSSSEVNSLLETSH, encoded by the exons ATGGAACGACAAGAACATATTCCAGACGGCTACATATTTCGTCCAACAGACGCAGAGTTACTGAGCTATCTTGCTCTATATGTTACCGGCAAACCCGTATTATCCACCGTCCCGATTACGGAGATCGATCTATACAACGGAGAGGAGCCATCGGAGATATTCAAACGATCAAGAGAGAAGGTTATGTACATTTTTACCACCTTAATAAGGAGGAGTTCCAGCGATTCACGATACATTCGGACCATTAGAGATGGAAAGGGGACCTGGAAGGCACAAGACAGAGGAAAACCGATTTACAGAAGATACGGTAATGATGACGATGATAACCAACACTTGAGACAACTTATCGGATACAAGAGGAGTTTGAGGTACGAGAAAAGTGGATCAAAATATGACGGCCGATTCTTGATGAAAGAATATTATTTTCCCAGCCACATAAGAGCCACACTAGAA AGGCCATTGAATGACACTGTCCTTTGTAGAATCAAGAGGAAACAAAATAATAGAGACATTATGGGTTTCGAGAGTGGATCGATTGAAGAAGCACGAAACATCGGAGACATCATCGGCAAATTGACGAAATCTAATAGTTCTTCGGAAGTTAACTCTCTTCTAGAGACGTCGCATTAG